Part of the Bradyrhizobium sp. AZCC 1721 genome, CGATCCGCGACGGCTATGGCCAGACCGAGACTGCGGCGCTCGCCGGCAACTCGCCGGGCCAGAAGGTGAAGGTCGGCTCGATGGGCCGTCCGTTGCCGGGCTACCGCGTGCGGATCACCGACAATGACGGCCAGGTCACCAAAGAGGGTGAGGTGACGCTGGTGCTCGGCGCCGACCGTCCCGCAGGCCTGATGCAGGGCTATCAGGGCGAGGACGGCAAATTGAGCGGGGCGGACGGCGATCTCTACCGCTCGGGCGACGTGGTGTTTGCCGACGACGAGGACTATCTCACCTTCGTCGGCCGCTCCGACGACGTCTTCAAATCATCCGACTACCGCATCAGCCCGTTCGAGCTGGAGAGCGTGCTGCTGGAACATGAATGGGTAGCTGAAGCTGCGGTTGTCCCAAGTCCCGATCCGATCCGGCTCGCGATCCCGAAGGCCTATGTGCTGCTGGTTTCGGGCGTGGAACGGACGCCGGCGACCGCCTTGTCGATCTTTAGGCATCTGCACACCCGGCTCGCGCCGTTCAAGCGTATTCGCAAGATCGAACTGGTAAAGGAGCTGCCGAAGACGATTTCCGGAAAAATCCGTCGCGTGCAGTTGCGCCGGCTCGAGCATGATAATAACCGCAGCGATGCGTTGCGCGGCGCCGAGTTCCGCGAAGAAGAATTCCCGGAGCTGCAGAAAGTGCGGACCGCCGGGTTGGAGAGCTAGCGAATGAATGAAGTCTGGAAGAAGCCGCCGGTCTCGTTTGAGGCCTATCAGGCCATGGTCGGCAAGGAGATCGGCGTGTCGTCGTGGCACTTGATCGACCAGAGCCGGATCAACCTCTATGCCGACGTGATCGAGGACCATCAGTTCATTCATGTCGACCCGGAACGGGCAAAGAAGGAAACCGCGTTCGGCAATACCATCGCGCATGGCTTTCTCACCATGTCCTTGATGAGCATCATGTCGTATGAGGTGATGCCGGTCATCGAAGGCACGGCAATGGGCGTGAACTACGGTTTCGACAAGCTGCGCTTCCTTTCGCCGGTCCGCGCCGGCTCGCGGGTCCGCGGCCGCTTCACGCTTGTTGAAGCCAAGCTGCGCAAGCCGAAGGAATTACAGTCGCGCACTAACGTTACCGTCGAGATCGAGGGCGAGGACAAGCCGGCGTTGGTCGCCGATTGGATCGGGCTGATCTATTTCAACTAGGTTTTGCCCGTCATGGCCGGGCAAAACCGCGAAGCGCGTCTTCAAACCAGTTGACCCGGCAATCCATCGCTGATCAAAAACCCTTCAATTTGATGGATGCCCGGGTCACCCCCGATCAAGTCGGGGGCAGGCCCCCGGGCATGACGGGCAGGAACAATCGGGATCAATACTCATGGCAATCAGGTTTGACGGACGCGTCGCAATCGTCACGGGCGCGGGCAATGGTCTGGGGCGGGCGCATGCGCTGGGGCTGGCGAGCCGCGGCGCCAAGGTGGTGGTCAACGATTTCGGCGGCGCGCGGGACGGCACCGGCGGCTCGCTATCGCCGGCCGAATCCGTGGTCGAGGAAATCCGCAAAGCCGGCGGCACGGCGATGGCCGACGGCGCCGACGTCTCGAAGTTCGGACAAGTCACCGCGATGGTCGAGCGGGCTACCAAGGAGTGGGGCAGTGTCGATCTGCTGTGTGCCAATGCCGGCATTCTCCGCGACAAGTCGTTTGGAAAAATGGACGTCGCCGACTTTGCCAAGGTGCTCGACGTCCACCTCGTCGGCACGTTTTACTGCTGCAAGGCGGTGTGGGATGGCATGCGCGAGCGCAACTACGGCCGGATCGTGCTGACCACCTCGTCGTCGGGCCTGTTCGGCAATTTCGGCCAGGCCAATTACGGCGCGGCGAAAGCCGGCATGGTCGGCCTGATGAACGTGCTGGCCGAGGAGGGCCGCAAGAACAACATTCGCGTCAACACGATCTCGCCGACCGCGGCCACCCGAATGACGG contains:
- a CDS encoding MaoC family dehydratase, yielding MNEVWKKPPVSFEAYQAMVGKEIGVSSWHLIDQSRINLYADVIEDHQFIHVDPERAKKETAFGNTIAHGFLTMSLMSIMSYEVMPVIEGTAMGVNYGFDKLRFLSPVRAGSRVRGRFTLVEAKLRKPKELQSRTNVTVEIEGEDKPALVADWIGLIYFN
- a CDS encoding SDR family NAD(P)-dependent oxidoreductase; translation: MAIRFDGRVAIVTGAGNGLGRAHALGLASRGAKVVVNDFGGARDGTGGSLSPAESVVEEIRKAGGTAMADGADVSKFGQVTAMVERATKEWGSVDLLCANAGILRDKSFGKMDVADFAKVLDVHLVGTFYCCKAVWDGMRERNYGRIVLTTSSSGLFGNFGQANYGAAKAGMVGLMNVLAEEGRKNNIRVNTISPTAATRMTEELLPPQALALMKPEAITPAVEYLLSEDAPTRTIMGAGAGSFAVIKIVETEGVNLAQSDWTPDAIAAHFAEIDDVSKAKALQGAFEQTQKYVAQAAARAGIKL